The Zonotrichia leucophrys gambelii isolate GWCS_2022_RI chromosome 20, RI_Zleu_2.0, whole genome shotgun sequence genome contains a region encoding:
- the E2F1 gene encoding transcription factor E2F1 isoform X1 yields the protein MAAAGGAAGLAALLGSASPHLLIVSAAAEEPAGGGHPDTDLLLFATPQPARPGAAPRRPALGRPPVKRKLNLETDHQYIAESLPVSRGKARNPAKGAKSPGEKSRYETSLNLTTKRFLELLSQSPDGVVDLNWAAEVLKVQKRRIYDITNVLEGIQLITKKSKNHIQWLGSQATVGAPGRHRLLEKELRELQAAERQLDDLIQMCTVQLRLLTEDPANQHAAYVTCQDLRSIVDPAEQMVMVIKAPPETQLQVSDPAEAFQVSVRSTQGPIDVFLCPEDSSGVCSPVKSPFKAPPEDSPPSHSQPRGPLLLHPAQDVNMPLLPGEQEALLPGPSALPSKGPKEEEEEEEVSLSPLASMDMLLEQSREELAAFLPDEFINLSPPQAQDYHFGLEEGEGISELFDCNFGDFTPLDF from the exons atggcggcggcgggcggcgcggcggggctggCGGCGCTGCTGGGCAGCGCCTCCCCGCACCTCTTGATCGTCTCCGCCGCCGCCGAGGAGCCCGCGGGCGGCGGCCACCCCGATACCGACCTCCTGCTCTTCGCTACGCCGcagcccgcccgccccggcgcCGCGCCCAGACGGCCCGCGCTGGGCCGCCCGCCG GTGAAGAGGAAGCTGAACTTGGAGACGGATCACCAGTACATAGCGGAGAGTTTGCCAGTGAGCCGGGGCAAGGCCAGGAACCCTGCTAAAG GGGCAAAGTCTCCTGGAGAGAAGTCCCGGTATGAAACCTCCCTGAACCTCACCACCAAGCgcttcctggagctgctgagccagtcCCCAGATGGTGTGGTGGACCTCAACTGGGCGGCCGAGGTGCTGAAGGTGCAGAAGAGGCGCATCTACGACATCACCAACGTCCTGGAGGGCATACAGCTCATCACCAAGAAATCCAAGAACCACATCCAGTGGCT gggcagccaggccACCGTGGGAGCGCCAGGCCGGCACCggctgctggagaaggagctgcgGGAGCTGCAGGCGGCCGAGCGGCAGCTGGATGACCTCATCCAGATGTGCACGGTGCAGCTGCGCCTGCTCACCGAGGACCCCGCCAACCAGCA CGCAGCCTATGTGACCTGCCAGGACCTCCGCAGCATCGTGGACCCCGCGGAGCAAATGGTGATGGTGATCAAAGCCCCCCCAGAGACCCAGCTGCAGGTGTCAGACCCTGCAGAG gcgTTCCAGGTCTCGGTGAGAAGCACTCAGGGCCCCATTGATGTGTTCCTGTGCCCCGAGGACAGCTCGGGGGTCTGCAGCCCTGTCAAGAGCCCCTTCAAAGCCCCTCCTGAGGACTCTCCTCCCAgccactcacagcccagaggccccctgctcctgcatcctgcCCAGGATGTGAACATGCCTCTGCTACCTGGAGAgcaag AAGCGCTGCTGCCAGGGCCGAGCGCGCTGCCCAGCAAGGGCcccaaggaggaggaggaggaggaggaggtgagccTGTCCCCCCTGGCCTccatggacatgctgctggagcagagcagggaggagctggcgGCTTTCCTGCCCGATGAGTTCATCAACCTGTCGCCGCCGCAGGCACAGGACTATCACTTCGGGCTGGAGGAGGGCGAGGGCATCAGCGAGCTCTTCGACTGCAACTTTGGGGACTTCACCCCCTTGGACTTCTGA
- the E2F1 gene encoding transcription factor E2F1 isoform X2 gives MAAAGGAAGLAALLGSASPHLLIVSAAAEEPAGGGHPDTDLLLFATPQPARPGAAPRRPALGRPPVKRKLNLETDHQYIAESLPVSRGKARNPAKGAKSPGEKSRYETSLNLTTKRFLELLSQSPDGVVDLNWAAEVLKVQKRRIYDITNVLEGIQLITKKSKNHIQWLGSQATVGAPGRHRLLEKELRELQAAERQLDDLIQMCTVQLRLLTEDPANQHAAYVTCQDLRSIVDPAEQMVMVIKAPPETQLQVSDPAEAFQVSVRSTQGPIDVFLCPEDSSGVCSPVKSPFKAPPEDSPPSHSQPRGPLLLHPAQDVNMPLLPGEQALLPGPSALPSKGPKEEEEEEEVSLSPLASMDMLLEQSREELAAFLPDEFINLSPPQAQDYHFGLEEGEGISELFDCNFGDFTPLDF, from the exons atggcggcggcgggcggcgcggcggggctggCGGCGCTGCTGGGCAGCGCCTCCCCGCACCTCTTGATCGTCTCCGCCGCCGCCGAGGAGCCCGCGGGCGGCGGCCACCCCGATACCGACCTCCTGCTCTTCGCTACGCCGcagcccgcccgccccggcgcCGCGCCCAGACGGCCCGCGCTGGGCCGCCCGCCG GTGAAGAGGAAGCTGAACTTGGAGACGGATCACCAGTACATAGCGGAGAGTTTGCCAGTGAGCCGGGGCAAGGCCAGGAACCCTGCTAAAG GGGCAAAGTCTCCTGGAGAGAAGTCCCGGTATGAAACCTCCCTGAACCTCACCACCAAGCgcttcctggagctgctgagccagtcCCCAGATGGTGTGGTGGACCTCAACTGGGCGGCCGAGGTGCTGAAGGTGCAGAAGAGGCGCATCTACGACATCACCAACGTCCTGGAGGGCATACAGCTCATCACCAAGAAATCCAAGAACCACATCCAGTGGCT gggcagccaggccACCGTGGGAGCGCCAGGCCGGCACCggctgctggagaaggagctgcgGGAGCTGCAGGCGGCCGAGCGGCAGCTGGATGACCTCATCCAGATGTGCACGGTGCAGCTGCGCCTGCTCACCGAGGACCCCGCCAACCAGCA CGCAGCCTATGTGACCTGCCAGGACCTCCGCAGCATCGTGGACCCCGCGGAGCAAATGGTGATGGTGATCAAAGCCCCCCCAGAGACCCAGCTGCAGGTGTCAGACCCTGCAGAG gcgTTCCAGGTCTCGGTGAGAAGCACTCAGGGCCCCATTGATGTGTTCCTGTGCCCCGAGGACAGCTCGGGGGTCTGCAGCCCTGTCAAGAGCCCCTTCAAAGCCCCTCCTGAGGACTCTCCTCCCAgccactcacagcccagaggccccctgctcctgcatcctgcCCAGGATGTGAACATGCCTCTGCTACCTGGAGAgcaag CGCTGCTGCCAGGGCCGAGCGCGCTGCCCAGCAAGGGCcccaaggaggaggaggaggaggaggaggtgagccTGTCCCCCCTGGCCTccatggacatgctgctggagcagagcagggaggagctggcgGCTTTCCTGCCCGATGAGTTCATCAACCTGTCGCCGCCGCAGGCACAGGACTATCACTTCGGGCTGGAGGAGGGCGAGGGCATCAGCGAGCTCTTCGACTGCAACTTTGGGGACTTCACCCCCTTGGACTTCTGA